The DNA segment GTTTTTATTAAatgtaatttaaaaaaacattttaattgCACAAATAATGTATGGTGGGGCCTTTTGCAGTAATACTGCAAAAGGCTCCTGCCAATAGCGGACCCTGCATTAAAATTGCAGGGTCCGTTGTGAAAGATAGCGGACGCTGCCAAAGCAGCGTCCGCTATTTGCAGAAGCAGACGCTGCCAAAGCAGCGTCTGCTTTGTAATTTTGCATCACGGGCGTTTTGGCCCGTGATGCAAAATTATTGTGATTGTGCTATTAAATATGTATGCTGCGAATTTGAGATCATCAGAtgctttttcatttttattttgcagGAGACCGAAGCTATCCTTCCCTTTCTTTCCTTAAAtgctttcttttttttattttatagaagAAGGACCgaagcaaatattttttttttgagcaaCCACCGAAgctttttgaaatattttccgCGTTGTTTTCTGAATCAGGTAACTTTATAATGTTATCGttttaattctttttaaattttgcatgcaaaataaattctataaaaaattatgttatTATTCATATGAATTATtgttcatattgtttttgcaggTAAATTTGATATTAAACGTGAAATAACATAGAGGTacgttttaatattattataacaATATTAAGTTTTgtgtatattttaaataatactattattattcatgttttttaatttaaatattgacTATAGTTTGTTGGTTATGTtactatattatatttttatattatataatattttgattaatcATTCACGCTCTGTAATTGTAATCTTTATTTGATATCCCTTATTTTTACTAAGTTGGTCAATAGTATTAATTCCTAAATTAAGTTACCTAAAATATTAACCATTTATAGaaagttttaatataaaatgttcaaaatagaaaaacatttatattagtaaatcgcctacaacTAATTCATAATATTGAATgagttttaagaattttaatttttttaatacaatagaattaatatttaaaatttaaatgaattgtTAAATATTGATGTAGTAAAAATTTCTACGCATCTTAATTACATTAGTTTATACCACTTAATTAATACTTTGTTTATCaaagaaataatatatatttttaataataatatattatattaaaaaggtagatatcatatttatttttattttttacatatATGTCTTGAATTTGTAATATTAGTTAAaagtataaattaaataatgtatATAATATTGTGTAATCACTTTATTTGAGAACCAATAagagaaaataattaaagtgataataaatttgaattctaaataataaatttaagtgaatattttcaataaacaaatacaattgaaatattttatacaaaaataaaaataagaataagaataaaaaatatcttcataatactttaatttatttatttgtcaaATTTTCGAATATTTAATGAATTGACATAAgataatatatgtttttaaaattaataatcgagataatcatGATATAACCAAATCAAACTATACacaaatttatataataattaatatttaatttgatttaaacAGATTTATCAAAATTTCAGTGTACATAAATATAaagttttataatattttgtaaaatttgatataaaacaaatattaatatatatgtgcacttgaattgttaaatttttattttttgattatatgtaaaataaaaatattaatgatataaacataataattttcataatacaTGTAAAAGTATAAGTTTGGAATGTCAaacaagattttatatataaaatatttaatattttgtgtTCTTATTAAAATgtgatataaaatatttataatatcacatttttagattaattaaacatatattttttgatattctttattttatttatatatgataaaaaaaatatgatagttttttaaaatatttaattttagttgtATGAATACACAAAACTATTGCATTTTGAGTAATTttttaagtaaataaaaaatttaaaatataagaaaAGTTAGTTTAAGGACAAATTTGTTATTATTAATAacgtatttattttatataaaatatagtaTTACAAAGAtgattgaaataatttttagtaattttttgttattattattattattaattttatttttattgtttttatttttatttgaaacaaataaaataattaatgtaattcatatttaatattttatttccaAATAGCATGAAGATTATTATTCGATCGTGATgtgtattattttttagtttatttattataaGTATAATTGATTGTTATAATTAGTTAACTTATTGATTAATGATTGTCATTTTTTCAGTACAAGATTCGAGCGTGTTGTATTTGCAGGCATCGCATATATCATCAGTAGTTTGTTCGGAAAATATTGATGAAATTATTCGAGCCAAACGATCGGACAACTTGATTTGGAAATTATATATGGAAAATGGGTTACATAGCCGTGTTAAAGCATTTTTACATCATATGGGATTTTTCGGTGTTTTGCAGTGTGGATATCGTGTTTATGATCATCATTTGATCACTGCTCTGGTTGAACGATGGCGACGTGAAACCCACACATTTCATTTTAGATGTGGTGAGGCGACTATCACGTTGCAGGATATTTCAGTTATTTGGGGTTTACCAATTCATGGTGAGGTTATATCTGGTATAGATGCGTCGCATAAAGTGGGAGAATGGCAACACATATGTTTAAATTTATTGGGATATACGCCATTAGCGACACATTTCAAAGGCGGTCACTTGTCGATGACCTCTTTATACGAACACTGCACCTCCACATACATTGATGATAATAGTTCCGAGGTTGATGTTGTGAAATATAGTCGGTGTGTAGCATTGATGATTATCGGAGGAATAATGCTACCAGATTATCAAGGAGGATCGGCTAGATTGATTTTTTTACAACTGCTCCGGAACATTGATCGAATAAAATCTTACAGCTGGGGAGGTGCAGTTTTAGCGTTCCTATATCGTGAGTTGTGCAATGCAACGCGTATAGGAAAATCTAAAATAGCCGGACCTCTATATATTTTGCAGGTATAATTTTTAATGATTAAATgagattaaattaatatttatttaattatattttatactcATGACAGGTATGGGCAGGGAGCAGGATTAAATGTGTTAATCCTGATCGAACTGGCTTATCTCATTTTGTGGCCCCGAATCCTGCTGATGATATTATGCCATTTTCTCCCTACGGTGCTcggtaaaaaaattattgtcatAACATGAACTCTGATTAATTTACTCgatatttaatcatttttttattgtagGTGGAACAATGTTTTTAGTTATACTCATGCACCGACACACTCTCTTCGAATTATAAGAGACTCATTTGATCGTATGAATCATGATGAGGTATActatgaaaaatatataaacactgCAACAATGAACTTGTTTAtagaaaattttaagtaattttttttattttttattttgtagtttAACTGGATAGTGTACGACAGAAACGATCCAGATGTCAGAATAATAATGGATTCATACGACAATAATATTTGGCGATGCGTTTGTCCTTTGATTTGCTTTGAAATTGTGGAGATGCATCGTCCGACCGAGTGTTAAGGCAATTTGAAATGCGTCAACCTATTCCAAGACCTGCAGTTGACAACGATGACCTCCACAACATCAACAGATCAGGTCATCGCAACACAGACTGGAGGGAATATCATGAAAATGCAATTAATATTTGGAACAGAAGGTTGAATTTTGTTGTCCAAGGTCAATTGCATGGAAGATCTAGGCAGACAGATGATGACTACTTTCGATGGTATGAGCGCATAACTGTTCGCATTATTTCTCCCACAGTCAGCGGGATTGGTTTTCGACCATATCCCCAGAATTTGTTTGCTCCTGTACCACATGATATTCCACAACATTTCGGTACGCCTCCTATTGATCCCTATCAGTCACCTTTAGTATATGTTCCAGGGTCATCTGGTTGGCAAGACGGTGCAGGGCCTTCTGGTGGTTTTGAAAATGCAGGGCCATCTGGTGTTTTTGATAACACGGTGCCATCTGATGCATATGATGACGAGGATTATCGGACGCCATTTCAGAGCCATATCCAAAGTATTACCGAATTGATCAGCGATCAGCCACCTGGTTTTCCTAACACGTCGGCACCTCAAAGAAATGTTGTTTCACCAGTTATTTTTACAGGTTATTCAAATGAACAAAATCAGAGCAGTGAGGACAATGACGATGTGGTCCAAAATAATCCTCAAGGTTTTGTACCGCGTAGAGGTTCGCGTAGACGTAGGCCACGTGGTTGTGGAACAGATGGTCATTTACGTAATTGTAATTGTAACCACCTATCGTGATATATTTGTTAATTGATTTATCTACACTTTAagatttatattgtttaataacatataatttattggtaataaatttaatacttattatttcaaattatatatcatttttataatatattgtttatttaaaaaaaaaacaaatatacaaatacaataaaatgcatacatctattattttatttaaactcaTTTATCTACACTTTAAGATTTATATCgtttaataacatataatttagtagtaataaatttaatatttattatttgaaattatatatcatttttataatatattgtttatttaaaaaaaaaatagacaaatacaataaaatgcatacaactattattttatttaaactcaTTTATCTACACTTTAAGATTTATATCCTTTCTTTAACATATAatttagtagtaataaatttaatatttattatttaaactcATACATGAAAActgtacaaacaaaacaaggtacacatttattatgaaaacacgaacgaaaaattattataatattaatatcaCGCGATACAACAATCTTCATATCTGATGTTcctggaaaaaaaaatatatgaaaattaatttcaaaattccaaaatacaCATATCATAATAATGTGAgcgataaattaaatataatgttTACCAATTATTGTGCCCGTCGTTGTCTCTCCCTGACCATCGGTCTGTCCATCTCATTCCTCACTCGAGTAGTTGTATCCCTACCAGCTCTTCTTCTTTCACGTCTAACCGGGTTGTGATGCAGCTCAAAGGTAGGAGGATCCCAATAGCGTTCATCGGCAAGAGGTTCAAATCTACCTTCATACGCCGCGAGGTAGTTCGATATGTTGTACCATGACTGAACTAGGGTTGTCGGATCTAACGAATGGTATTTCGCAGTGCAAATAACGTGAGAACATGGGATTCCAAAAATTGTCCATTTACCACATGAACAATCACTCGTTGATAACCTCACCACTTGTATATGTTGGCCGCGACTTGGTCTGCCCCCGGTCGCAACTGAAGCAGTTTGAGTCCGTACATCATATTTAACAACACGATGTTCGCTTGATTTTCTTGCCCATTCTTCATATTTGCGACATGCATAGTCCGACCACAGCTGATTTTCCTGAACCATGCGTTGACCCTTTGCCACACGTTCAATGAAGTATTGTACGCATCTTAAAAGAGTCAAGTGCACTATCGCAGATATAGGGAGTCTACGAGCTCCCTTTAACACACTGTTCAAACATTCAGACATGTTTGTCGTCATCACCCCACGACGCCAACCTCCATCATGAGCCATACTCCATTTCTCCTTTGAGATTCCAGCCAAGTACCTGTgtgctaaaatatttttattcctgATGGCCTCCATTGTTGCGTCGAACTTACAGACTTGATGTTGTTTGCCCGCCTCCCAACATAAATCTTTCAAATGCACATCTTTGAATCTCGCATTAAAATTTGAGCACACATGTCTCAAACAAAAACGATGCACACCATGCGGAGGTTTAAAATAGTGGAGATCCTCAGCTGctcgaacaatacccttatgcCTATCAGAAATTAGGCATATTCCACTTTCACCACAAACAACATACTGACCAACATTTTCCAAAAACCATTTCCAGGAATCCGACGTCTCTTCATCCACGATTGCAAATGCCAACGGCAACACCTGATTGTTCGCACGAGAGTGACTGCGATCAGCATTTTGTGCTTATATTTTGTATACAAATGTGTGCCGTCAACGCTGATGATTTTTCGACAGTGGCGAAATCCATCTATAGAAGGCCTGAATGCCCAAAAAACATAGTTCAATGTTTTTATTGATTCGTTGTTCGATCTAAGATGCTTCCACTCAACAACTGTTCCGGGATTATATTTGCACAGAGCACGAGTATATTTCGGAAGCAGTTGCACAGAACTCTCCCAAGTCCCATAAACAATTTCCACAGCGCGTTTTAGACTTCGCCACGCCTTCGTATACGAGATTTGGTATCCGTATTTATCCTTCACGCTCTCCATGATATATTTAATCTCGTACGAAGGATCACAACGTACAATACCCAACAACGTCTGTGCGACCATATCGCTATTCAGGTTATGATGATCTATGCCCACGTTGGTAGATATACACGTGTGAGGACCGCCATATCTTGTTATTTTCCAGTAGCCGGTTTTCTCTTTGAAAGAAGCTCGAAGACACCAACGACATCGGGCGGTAGAAGAATCATTTCTACACTGTACCTTCCACAGAATGCGTGTGCTATCGACTACACGATACTCACGCCTGGAAATTCTGACTGAATAATCTTTCACAGAAGCAATGAGATCATTCTTATCTTTAAATAACATGTGTACACCAAGTTCTCCTCTTTTTGGATTGTAATAACTTGCTTGTGCCCCGACAGGTACACCGATGGAATCCGGAGTCTCTTCTCCAAagtatttattgaaaaatgagGGCATCTCAGAATCAGTGGAGATAAATGGTACGACTTGCCTCTGTAATGTTTGGCGAGGTGGTGGACGAGATGACGTCCCTTCATCGATATTTTCATGTGGGTTCACACGTTCATCATCATTCAAATGATCAGCGTCGTTGTCATCTTCTCCAGACTCCCCATATGACATCTCTGGTTCAGTATCACTAGCACTTCTAGGAACATCTCCATCATCAATTCTAGGAACATCATCGTGTTGAGCAAAATTCTGGTTGTTTGaatacaaatttgttgcacCGACGTTTTGATCCCAACTCAGACCCGTATTTGTCCAGCATGGAGGAATATGTTCAAAAGGACCAGTGATATGTTGATCCCACGGACCGCCTTCACGGTCAAACTGCATATTGCTCAATCCTTCTGTAACATGTGGAATATATGATTCTTCATCCTGATCAATTTGATTTGCTTCAACGTACAAAtgcaatatatttatatttgggCATTGCATTACAAACTCCAGAGCGTCAGCATCAACAAGGTCGACTGGAATTTCATGCCATATTGATTTCTCCATAAATGAGTATTTCGTCGACAGCTTCAGATTAAAATACGTCGGATCAATGACCAATATTCTATGCACATATTCAACCAACTCGAACAAAGAAATTGATCTCAATACTCGAATCGGTCTAATATACGGGATACTATATTCAACCGACCCATTCTCAACACTAACATGCCCACCAAAATATAGAAGCACATCAATGTTATCCATTCCGAAGATGAAATTTCaggaaaaaatattacaaaGACAGAAGGAGGAAGGAGGAAAGAAGAACGAAAAcaatatttttcagaaattgtGAAGAACTTCTTCAAGTAAAAGAGAGTGAGAGACACTGAGATTCAACAAATTGTTTCTAGTTATATAGAATAATTGAAGgattgaatttcaaattttgtaaGGCTTAAACACGCTATTTAATGTGGTCAAAAGTTGTGTGGGAATCTTGTCAGAAGCATGATGTTCAATAGTAAAAAGAAAAGTGAGTTCAGTGTTTGTCGAaaggttgtatattattgtgggaggttgtatattattgtggGGATTTTATGCGTGCTCgataatttaattattcgtGTGTTTTTAAAAATCACGTCCGCAGGAGAGGAAAGCGGATGGTGAATAATCAACGGCCGCAATTGGCTTTAGCGGACGctgatattataataataaaatatactaGGGCATGCATTGTATGCATATGGGACGCTGCCACATAGGCTGGCAGCGTCCGCTACTGTCAGCAGTGCTGACGGAAGCGGACGCTGCCATTGTGGCAGCGTCCGCTTCTTTGAAGAACGGACGCTGCCATTAAAATAATGCAGCGTCCGCTCTTCAAGTTAGCGTTTTAAAGCATTTTTGATTGGTGCCCCACCATGCATTATTTGTGcaattaaaatgtttttttaaattatatttaataaaaacccCAAGAGTCCTACTCCTAAAAAATATGGGATGTTTTGtaattgtaaattttatatatgtgtgtatatatatatagagtaatACTCCTGTGAGACGATCTAATTCGTAAGACGGGTCAACTCTacctatatttataataataagtaatacttttgacataaaatgtaatattttttaatagatAATCCATATAAGACTCGtgtaaaaaaataacatttgaAATCATCTTATAGGAGTTTTTGTCATAAATATATAGATTTTGAACACACTGTTTGATATGAAATATATGGTATTCATTAATTTAAATACGACAAATTAAACTTATAAATCATTATGTTATTCACATACTACATTTCAGGCATCATGTGATCGTTCGAACCAAACCGTGCCAATTCGATTATTTTCCTGAACAATATGAATACATTTGGAAGTTATTGTTAATTTGAACACGAAAAATCTCGATATGTATTAATGATTAATTTGGCCAACAAACAACATAACTAGAACTAACTTCCGCAATCTAAAATGAGTTCCCTTTCCACCTATGACAAACTTTTCCCCGTTGGTTCAACTCATCGATATAATTAATTCGGATCAATtgctaaatatataatattatattatttctaaATTATTTAATCTTGAAATGCTTACTTGGAAAGAAACAAACGCCCTTACATAGATATGATAATTATTATAATCGAATAATCAAGCGATCTAGACAAATCCATCGTTAATTTACATGTtggccttttttttttctttttggaaCCATTTGGGTTTAAAAGCAAGACAATTCCGGAAATAACGTGGAAGGATTTAATTAGATTTGCGAGAggatttaaaatacaaaaactCTTTTGAAACAACCTCACAAGTGAATTTTGTaatattgatattttatttgacTCGACTCGTGAAAAAAGTATTATGTTTACgtaaaaaatattatgtttcaTTGTATTATGGTTTGGGTCACATTTAGATTAATGGATTTGTGGTTAAGGTTACATTTGAATTTGTGTATTTCAAATTcatatatttcaaatattttttttgtttaaattaaaaAGTGATATCATCGACTTTTAATACACCATTTACATGTTTAGATAATATTTAATGTTAATTAAAATGAATTTCGAGTTCAtttaataataatgtattttgaAATCATTCTACTTTGTATTACTTATGTATAAATAAGTAAGATGTTAGATTTAAGATTTGATTTATTGTTCATTgtaaacaataaaattataagCGGATTATTTGGATTTCAAATTAATCAATCGATCGATCTAAAACACAACTTTAAACATTAGTGGATGAATTTGAAATCAAATTAAGGAAAACATAAAGTTTGCGATTTGATTTAGATTTAAAATCATTCATTCTAATTTTGAGGCTAAATCAATACAGTGAATTCGATATGTCGATGGAATTGAAATCaaattgtttgtttgtttgttttttttttaagaataaatatttaaaaagagATATAGGCCCCCACACGCCCTCATGTTACTTCAAGTCCTCCCCCAAATACCTGCTAGATTCATCTAAAGTCGCTGACCCCTTCTATTCCCATTCTCGTCATATGTATAAgcatatatgtattattttgaGTGATTACATGCTTTGCATCTAATTCTTTAATATCTAATCTAATAATGTTTCTAtttggataaaaaaaaaaaaacaaatcttaTCTCGATCTCTTGGTTTATTTCTGATGCAGGATAATATCAATACTTTATTGGAATCAAATTTTTATCACTACTCTTGATATTTCGGTTGCATTaggaatattatttaatttgtaaTTGTATTAGTCCCTCATCGCTTAGTGCGGAGGATAATAAATTGTTAGATTATTACTTGTTCTATTCAATGTTTGTCTCAAATTCAACTAAAAATAGTATCattcattattattttatctaaatATGGAGTATTACATTATGCATCTTTTATCATCTATATCAACGAATCAAACGGTTAAAACATTAGATTAGAAATATGATTAGTACTCTATAGTCTATATAAGTCCGTCACGTCACTTGATATTATTTTCTCTCAACTGATGCGAGTCCTTGGAAACATCCCTTCGCCTGCATCACCAATAATTTTtctatcttttttttaaaaaaaatgtaaaaaactTATGTTTCTAGAAAAATGGTCAAAATTTTCAGGTATAAGTAGTTAATCCACCAGGGAAACTCCGAGggaaattaacaaaataattaaagaaaGAATCTTGGAAACGTCTGCCACAGTTTCTTGTGCATCCATCTTATCTATGCTTACAATTCAACCAAGAAAACTAAAATCCCTTTAAAACTTCCCATAAATATTTCTACAGAATCCCAAAAGCTCCGAATCCAAGACACAAAAAGAGAAATTTAATTAGATTTTATTAAACTAACGAACCAACCATGTTTCCGGATTTCTGTTATTACAATAATCATCGTACCTTTGTTTTCTTGTTCCTTTTCTCTCTCCCTCTTTTTCCCGCCATGTTTTTGCCCGATTCTGTGTCCCACCTGAGACCGGCCAACAGCACGTGGCATGGATTCATGCGATTCCTCGACGCCGGAAAAGGTAGCCGCCACGAAGGCATGGCGGAGCTCAAGCGTTACTTCGGCCGTTTTGGGTACATGCCCTTTACTTCCGGTGATCATAATTTCACTGATTTCTTCGACGAGGAGTTCGAATCGGCTTTGGTTTCTTATCAGAAGAATCTGGGTTTGTCGGAGACGGGGAGGTTGGATTACGATACGATGCTGGTGATCGTGTCTCCGAGGTGTGGCGTCGGCGATTTCGTTCCGGCCGCCGCGGGAAGGTTCAGGACCACGAGGCACTTTGCTTACTTCGAAGGCGAGCCGAGGTGGGTTCGGAAATCTCCGATGACGCTAACCTACGCTTTCTCTCCGGCGCACGTGATCGACTACGTGAATTCGACGGACTTGAAGTCGGCTTTCAGGAGCGCCTTCTCGCGGTGGTCGGCGGTGATTCCGGTGAATTTCACGGAGGCGAGGGGATACTCGTCGGCTGACATAAAGATTGGGTGGTACGGCGGCGACCACGGCGACGGGGAGGCGTTTGATGGGGTGTTGGGGGTTTTGGCGCACGCCTTCTCGCCGGAGAACGGGCGGTTTCACCTGGATGCGGCGGAGAGGTGGGCGGTGGACTTCTCGGCGGAGAGATCGAAGGTGGCGGTGGACTTGGAATCGGTGGCGACGCATGAGATCGGACATCTGCTGGGGATGGCTCACTCCTCCGTGAAGGAAGCGATTATGTACCCGAGTTTGAGTCCGAGGAAAAAGAAAGTGGAGCTCCGAGAGGATGACGTGGCGGGTATCCAGGCCCTATACGGGTCTAACCCGAATTATAAGTATGATTCGAGGTTGGAATCTGATATTTCATCAAGTTGGGGAATTGGTTCGGATATTAGAAAAAATATGTTAAAGATAAGTGGGATTATTGTTGGAGTGGCAAGTTTACTTTCTTTGggatcatgatttttttttttttttaagattttgGGAGTGATACTTATACGCATAATTCATatgtttttctttttaaattataggttctttttattttcaaagAATTGTAAATAA comes from the Henckelia pumila isolate YLH828 chromosome 1, ASM3356847v2, whole genome shotgun sequence genome and includes:
- the LOC140870868 gene encoding serine/threonine-protein phosphatase 7 long form homolog: MENGLHSRVKAFLHHMGFFGVLQCGYRVYDHHLITALVERWRRETHTFHFRCGEATITLQDISVIWGLPIHGEVISGIDASHKVGEWQHICLNLLGYTPLATHFKGGHLSMTSLYEHCTSTYIDDNSSEVDVVKYSRCVALMIIGGIMLPDYQGGSARLIFLQLLRNIDRIKSYSWGGAVLAFLYRELCNATRIGKSKIAGPLYILQVWAGSRIKCVNPDRTGLSHFVAPNPADDIMPFSPYGARWNNVFSYTHAPTHSLRIIRDSFDRMNHDEFNWIVYDRNDPDVRIIMDSYDNNIWRCVCPLICFEIVEMHRPTEC
- the LOC140870916 gene encoding uncharacterized protein; translation: MEAIRNKNILAHRYLAGISKEKWSMAHDGGWRRGVMTTNMSECLNSVLKGARRLPISAIVHLTLLRCVQYFIERVAKGQRMVQENQLWSDYACRKYEEWARKSSEHRVVKYDVRTQTASVATGGRPSRGQHIQVVRLSTSDCSCGKWTIFGIPCSHVICTAKYHSLDPTTLVQSWYNISNYLAAYEGRFEPLADERYWDPPTFELHHNPVRRERRRAGRDTTTRVRNEMDRPMVRERQRRAQ
- the LOC140875279 gene encoding metalloendoproteinase 4-MMP-like, which codes for MFPDFCYYNNHRTFVFLFLFSLPLFPAMFLPDSVSHLRPANSTWHGFMRFLDAGKGSRHEGMAELKRYFGRFGYMPFTSGDHNFTDFFDEEFESALVSYQKNLGLSETGRLDYDTMLVIVSPRCGVGDFVPAAAGRFRTTRHFAYFEGEPRWVRKSPMTLTYAFSPAHVIDYVNSTDLKSAFRSAFSRWSAVIPVNFTEARGYSSADIKIGWYGGDHGDGEAFDGVLGVLAHAFSPENGRFHLDAAERWAVDFSAERSKVAVDLESVATHEIGHLLGMAHSSVKEAIMYPSLSPRKKKVELREDDVAGIQALYGSNPNYKYDSRLESDISSSWGIGSDIRKNMLKISGIIVGVASLLSLGS